One segment of Parvularcula sp. IMCC14364 DNA contains the following:
- the odhB gene encoding 2-oxoglutarate dehydrogenase complex dihydrolipoyllysine-residue succinyltransferase — MTEIRVPTLGESVTEATIGQWLKKQGETVKADEPIVELETDKVSVEVPAPASGILSVINAQEGDTVELDALLGEIDETGAGPSPVKPANGKSEPKPAASNGNGAAGADIEVVAPSSGESVTEADIGEWLVKVGDQVKVDDPLVSLETDKASMDVPSPVAGMVKELRAQEGDTVAVGDVLAIVTEGAGASAGASGSASAPAKSATPAPAATTGSADAAKLSPAPRRVIAENNLDANRIAGTGRGGRITKADALAAIGTGSSTKASAKAPVVQRDLEPTEERVKMTRLRQTIARRLKESQDTAAMLTTFNDVDMTAVMDARKQYKDLFLKKHGVKLGFMSFFVKACVAALKEIPDVNAEIEGTDIIYKNHYDVGIAVGTEKGLVVPVLRNADQMSLADIEKQIVDYGTRARSGDLKLEEMQGGTFTITNGGIYGSLLSTPILNMPQSGILGMHRIEERPVVVNGQVVVRPMMYLALSYDHRIVDGKGAVTFLVRAKENLEDPQRLLLDL, encoded by the coding sequence ATGACGGAAATCCGTGTCCCTACACTTGGCGAGTCAGTCACCGAAGCAACTATTGGCCAGTGGCTGAAAAAGCAGGGTGAAACCGTCAAGGCTGATGAGCCGATTGTTGAGCTTGAAACAGACAAGGTGTCTGTTGAGGTGCCGGCGCCCGCTTCGGGTATTCTGAGTGTGATCAATGCGCAGGAAGGGGACACTGTAGAGCTGGATGCGCTTCTGGGCGAGATCGATGAAACCGGCGCAGGGCCGTCACCGGTCAAACCGGCTAACGGCAAGTCAGAACCAAAACCCGCCGCCAGCAATGGCAATGGTGCGGCGGGGGCTGACATTGAGGTGGTCGCCCCGTCTTCCGGCGAATCCGTCACTGAGGCAGATATCGGCGAATGGCTCGTCAAGGTTGGGGATCAGGTGAAAGTCGATGATCCGCTCGTCTCCCTGGAAACGGACAAGGCCAGCATGGATGTGCCGTCCCCTGTAGCGGGCATGGTCAAGGAACTGCGCGCGCAGGAAGGCGACACGGTTGCTGTTGGAGATGTGCTGGCGATCGTGACGGAAGGCGCTGGCGCAAGTGCTGGCGCTTCTGGTTCTGCTTCTGCGCCAGCCAAGTCGGCAACGCCTGCACCTGCCGCCACGACTGGTTCTGCTGATGCGGCAAAACTATCCCCCGCACCGCGCCGGGTCATTGCGGAAAATAATCTGGATGCAAACCGTATCGCCGGCACGGGCCGTGGCGGGCGCATCACAAAGGCTGATGCGCTGGCAGCTATTGGTACCGGGTCTTCGACAAAAGCGAGTGCGAAAGCGCCAGTTGTTCAGCGTGACCTTGAACCGACGGAAGAGCGCGTGAAGATGACACGCCTGCGTCAGACCATCGCACGCCGCCTGAAAGAAAGTCAGGACACAGCGGCGATGCTGACCACGTTCAATGATGTGGACATGACCGCTGTTATGGACGCGCGCAAACAGTACAAGGATCTTTTCCTGAAAAAGCACGGCGTGAAACTCGGCTTCATGTCTTTCTTTGTCAAAGCCTGTGTGGCCGCGCTGAAAGAAATTCCTGACGTGAATGCCGAAATAGAAGGCACCGACATTATCTACAAGAACCATTATGATGTTGGCATTGCTGTCGGCACGGAGAAAGGTCTTGTGGTGCCGGTGCTGCGCAATGCGGACCAGATGTCGCTCGCTGATATTGAAAAGCAGATTGTAGATTATGGCACTCGTGCACGCTCTGGCGACCTCAAGCTGGAAGAAATGCAGGGCGGTACATTCACGATCACCAATGGCGGCATCTATGGCTCGCTGCTGTCCACACCCATCCTGAATATGCCGCAGTCCGGTATTCTCGGTATGCACCGCATTGAGGAGCGTCCGGTCGTGGTCAATGGTCAGGTCGTTGTGCGCCCGATGATGTATCTCGCGCTTTCCTATGATCACCGCATCGTGGACGGCAAAGGCGCCGTAACTTTCCTCGTGCGCGCCAAGGAAAATCTGGAAGATCCGCAAAGGCTGCTTCTGGATCTGTAG
- a CDS encoding PLD nuclease N-terminal domain-containing protein, which yields MGTLLAILHFVVAIWAIMNIIGSGATPLAKVLWTLLVLVFPLVGLIVWFLAGPKSSAQAA from the coding sequence ATGGGCACATTACTCGCCATACTGCATTTTGTTGTCGCCATATGGGCGATCATGAATATTATTGGTTCCGGCGCAACACCGCTGGCAAAAGTTCTCTGGACATTGCTGGTACTGGTATTCCCGCTTGTCGGACTGATCGTCTGGTTTTTGGCCGGACCAAAATCATCCGCACAGGCAGCCTGA
- a CDS encoding CPBP family intramembrane glutamic endopeptidase, giving the protein MVKRSVVFLLISCTYSWGLFYALRMGGLIGETFKAGDVIYLFAYMFGPAIGALVTAMMFDRGALKKMLGLRFMPSLWWLVAILVPALAILAATWLSPFFNGVETQSYADGIRPVLESQLGEEQAATALDSMPPFLVVLLLSALTGALINGIATLSEELGWRGYLWSVFRPGGFWSAALFTGLAWGLWHAPIIVHGHNYPGEPVLGPIMMVGFCLMLSPWMGYLRDRSGSVFAGSIFHGVLNAVAPMTLFVLVTDDVFLRGIVGIPGLIVMVLMTVPLFFLPKKVHDAAH; this is encoded by the coding sequence ATGGTAAAAAGATCAGTCGTTTTTCTTCTCATCAGCTGCACCTATAGCTGGGGGCTGTTCTATGCGCTGCGCATGGGCGGGCTTATCGGTGAAACCTTCAAGGCGGGAGACGTCATCTATCTCTTTGCCTATATGTTCGGACCGGCCATCGGAGCGCTTGTTACGGCGATGATGTTTGATCGCGGCGCGCTGAAAAAGATGCTCGGCTTGCGCTTCATGCCTTCCCTCTGGTGGCTGGTTGCCATACTCGTACCAGCCCTCGCCATACTGGCTGCAACCTGGCTGTCACCTTTTTTCAATGGCGTCGAGACGCAGAGCTATGCTGACGGCATACGGCCAGTGCTGGAAAGCCAGCTGGGTGAAGAACAGGCGGCCACCGCGCTGGACTCGATGCCGCCATTTCTAGTGGTTCTCCTGCTTTCTGCCCTGACCGGCGCTTTGATCAACGGTATTGCCACATTGTCCGAAGAGCTTGGCTGGCGCGGCTATCTCTGGTCGGTATTTCGGCCTGGCGGTTTCTGGTCTGCCGCCCTCTTCACCGGTCTTGCCTGGGGGCTGTGGCACGCACCAATTATTGTGCATGGCCATAATTATCCAGGTGAACCGGTGCTTGGTCCGATCATGATGGTGGGCTTCTGCCTGATGCTGTCACCGTGGATGGGATATCTGCGCGACCGGTCAGGCTCTGTCTTCGCCGGGTCAATTTTTCACGGTGTGCTCAATGCTGTCGCCCCCATGACGCTTTTTGTGCTGGTGACGGATGATGTTTTCCTGCGCGGCATTGTGGGCATTCCGGGATTGATCGTCATGGTACTGATGACAGTGCCGCTATTTTTTCTACCCAAGAAAGTTCATGACGCGGCGCATTGA